GCTACACTACTACTGGCTAAATGTTAATTTGCTTGAAAGACGACTGCTGGAATTACTGAAGGTGTCTCTTGACACATCAAAATTCAGAACAGAAATCTGATCAAATTGCTGTAGAACGTTCAACGGTTATCTGGGAATTCGCTATCTTGTTTAAGAAGGCACTTGGAGGATATATCATACAGATTCACACATCCTGCTGAGAAAGAGATTGGGAATCGAAGACAAGCAATAAGAGCACAGATAATTTGTttaggggaaaaaaaaagattaaatccGAATGACTTTCTAATACAAAATTCTGACCTCTACAGGAGCTAATTCACACTCTGCATACTTAAAAGCTCAACTACCCCTAAAGCCCTACATGATTGGCATCACAGAATTGTGTACTGACCAACGCTAGAACTCGATCTACCAAGGAGAAAAGGGAGTAATGAATTGAAATAACAAACTTGTTTGGCAACACATTCAGGCCTCGTTTGTGCAATGACAAGCTCCTTTAGAGCAAGAACTGCACAATTGATACCTATCCTTAACTTATGCTGCTTAGGCATCAAGGCTGCCTCATGCTATCCTGCCTATTTTCCTTCAACGCTGACGCCAGTTTCAGATGCAGATTCTGTCGCATGTGTTTCAATGGAAGCTAAGGCGAGAAGCCGCCCTCTTTGAGCCCGGGGCGGAAGATGCTTTGCAGGTTTTCTTGATCCTACAGTCCAGGGTAAGAAAACCCCAGTCCCACCGCGAGGGATCCTTTTTGGACTCAACACCATAGGGCGCACTGGAGCTAGCATCACCACTGGGGTACGAAGCACTCCCCATTTGGTCATGGTATCCATTGTCTCGTACCCTCCAAGAGCTCCATTTGGCATTGCATATGGACTTGGAATGTTCGGTTGCCACAGGGTCATGGCACCAGCCACTGAATTAGTTGGTGAAGACTGGCCTGGATTGGCATCTGGCCGCACTTTGAAGAATGTGATGCTGACCCTTTTGCTTGGAGATGGGCACATGACATGTCTTGCCACATCAGCACTGTTTCCTCTCATTACCAAAAGAGACCTGCAAGATTACAGAAAATCAAGAAATAAATCAACTTGTCCACTAGTAATTACATAAATAGAATGCTGGCAAATGATAACTTCTTAAGAAAAATTCAGTAAGCTCTATTTAAGTAGACAATCTATAGTTATGGATGCAGCATGATACACTTGAACACCTCTGTTTCCCTGCTTTGTTGTCACAATAAGCAGAGTGGATGTAAAAAACAGGCCTTATGGGAGAAAGAGGACCACAGGTGGCATGGTGACAAGTAACGAGACAACATTTCATTACTTTAAGGCAGTTAAAGTCCACCAGGTTTCAAGACTTATCCAGTTTCTTCATCGCTAATCAGTACCTACCAGTAGTAATAGAGAGTCACTTAAGTCACTTTCTTAAATGAGAAACTTCCAGAATTCCAGTCAAACGGCTTTGATGCAGGTTACCAACGCTTGCTAGTTTATCCCGTCCATTAACATCCAGAAATGAAGTGCTATCATCAGATATGAGAAACAAATAAACACAAAAAGATAATGGGAATATTATTGCTATAACATATGGTCTTCGAAATTTTGTAGTTGAAATTGCTAATATTACTAACTTTATCATTTATGCCTTCCCCATATTTATATAGTTTTCTATTCAATCCACCACCATCACTTACAGGCAAAAGCCACGTTGCTATCATATTAATCTATGTGTAAATACATTTCAAAGAAACTTCAAGTGTGTACCCTTCTTTCAATGAAAGCATGAGTGGACCCCTATAATTCCCATCATTGTCACTCACAAGAGTACGTCCAAAAGCCATTGTTGATTCAGACAGGAGAAGAGTAGATACTGGTTGGTCCAAATGGGGTGGCTTCTGAAAAGGCTGTGAATACTCATCCTGCATTTAAAAGAATGCCCATCTGTTACCGTCATCTCTTATTTTCTCATGAATAAACTTGCAGATCGAAGAAGTTCATACCATAAACCCAACCGTATGATGTATTCTCCTATACATGATCCATCTAGTTAACAACAAAGAGAAACACAAAGATTTATAGAACATAAATACCTCATCAAAGAAATGAATGATGCAACCATTTGGTTTTTTATATTCTGGTATTAGTTGCCACTGAACCAGATGATTGATGACACCTTCAAGCAGCACCGGAATTGGTTCTATGTTACCTGAAAAAATTGAACAATCGTGAAAtgcttgatatttttttttctcccaaAATCTAAGTAGAACATATGTAGGGCATGGTAAGATAAGCTTACTTGTTTGATTGTTGCTTGAAGCTTCCTCCTTTATGTGCCCAAAGATCGGAACGCCAAGCTGAATCAGCTCTCTCTTGTTTCCCTTCATCTGCttgttgaataaaataaaagtctCGCCTACGTTCAACATTTCACAAGATCCAATTAGTTTCCATGAACAAAAAGTGTTGTCTATCAAAGACAGGTTTTCATCACAGTCAAATTGGAATTTTGACAAACATTATATCGAGAAGGAAAGAACAAAAGAGGCAACAAAAATTCAGTAAATTAGTCGTAACATATGCATACAGCGAAAAATGCTGCAACTGTGTTTACAATAGTGCCTTCAAACCCTTTATATCAACaattatgataaatataataacaactaaaaataaatgagtgaaatgaaaaatgtataaaaattcaATCTCCTAACTTTAGAACATAAAGGAAACCCCGAAGAAGCAGCTTCACCCCTCTATTACCCCAGACATGCTAGTTAATTAGACTGTCTGTAGGTGCTCTGTTTAAAATTGAGCTGGGATGGACTTGGAGGTTTCAGCAACGCAACATGTCATGAGCAAAACTTAACGCAGCTTAGTTTGATGAGGTTATTAAAATGGATGGCTGAACATGGTCATATTAGAACAAAGCTAATGTGAattaccatgttaaatttcatTCGGATATTCTCAACTGAGCTCAATCATATAAATAGAACAAAGAGAAAATTCACCTGCAAGCTCTCCATTCTGACCAGCAACTCGGAGTTCATTGACGAAGTCAGTCAACTTAGATAGCTCAGAATCAGTGAAAACGTCCTCATATAACTTTAGACCTTTAACAACATTCACCTGCCAGTTGTAATATCTCTCAATCAGTAACAGCTGGCTGCTTTTCTAACAGCATATACTATTAAGGATATGTACTCTCTGTATTCCATCTTCTCTAAGGAAATAaggattttaaattttgaattaaagaaCTCGCCATGTGCCCTTTCACTTGTTCCTTGGCTGTGAATCCTTTTGTCAACTTGATTTGATCAGGACGCACATTGCAATCTTCATGGTTGGAACAAATGTCAATGCTATCACTAGTGGGCTGCACTTCTTGAGATCCTGCATTCCCaaaataagaaatgaaatgaaCCCATTTACGCCCCGATATAGGATCTTTTATTATCAATATCAAACTTAAGACTACCAATCACACAATTAACTTGgcacattaaaaaataataaaataaaaccaaTTTTAGAAA
The sequence above is a segment of the Manihot esculenta cultivar AM560-2 chromosome 5, M.esculenta_v8, whole genome shotgun sequence genome. Coding sequences within it:
- the LOC110615658 gene encoding RNA demethylase ALKBH10B; protein product: MPMAAGIAAPTDRAPAVGPTVVPVQTPPMMVADAFAKDAILAWFRGEFAAANAIIDALCSHLAQLSGGTGSDYEEVFAAIHRRRLNWIPVLQMQKYHSIADVSVELKRLAERKLNEKNGESEKKSEVVLKELCLAEEEKVIEKATESTENGVDEGGDGYEIVEEDDSPDSDITDSGSQEVQPTSDSIDICSNHEDCNVRPDQIKLTKGFTAKEQVKGHMVNVVKGLKLYEDVFTDSELSKLTDFVNELRVAGQNGELAGETFILFNKQMKGNKRELIQLGVPIFGHIKEEASSNNQTSNIEPIPVLLEGVINHLVQWQLIPEYKKPNGCIIHFFDEDEYSQPFQKPPHLDQPVSTLLLSESTMAFGRTLVSDNDGNYRGPLMLSLKEGSLLVMRGNSADVARHVMCPSPSKRVSITFFKVRPDANPGQSSPTNSVAGAMTLWQPNIPSPYAMPNGALGGYETMDTMTKWGVLRTPVVMLAPVRPMVLSPKRIPRGGTGVFLPWTVGSRKPAKHLPPRAQRGRLLALASIETHATESASETGVSVEGK